One Drosophila willistoni isolate 14030-0811.24 chromosome 2R unlocalized genomic scaffold, UCI_dwil_1.1 Seg167, whole genome shotgun sequence DNA segment encodes these proteins:
- the LOC6642473 gene encoding uncharacterized protein LOC6642473, with protein MLSTVANDLNENLIYKTVFELNVQDEDYVLPRIAQKAAELNVRGYITRKPNDLKAVGEMEANWNNLHEMMNWLQEDKFSKVDDEENWKNLRFTKCKLQSKPKYHDFFYC; from the coding sequence ATGTTGTCAACAGTTGCCAACGatttgaatgaaaatttaatttacaaaacCGTTTTTGAACTAAATGTGCAAGATGAAGATTATGTATTGCCTCGAATAGCTCAAAAGGCAGCTGAATTAAATGTACGCGGTTACATAACACGTAAACCAAATGACCTTAAGGCTGTAGGAGAAATGGAGGCCAATTGGAATAACCTTCATGAAATGATGAATTGGCTGCAAGAGGATAAATTCTCCAAGGTGGACGATGAAGAGAACTGGAAGAATCTACGTTTCACCAAATGCAAGTTGCAATCGAAACCCAAATACCATGATTTCTTTTACTGCTAA